From a single Labrenzia sp. PHM005 genomic region:
- a CDS encoding NAD-glutamate dehydrogenase, with product MPDKYDVEKLKLIDAVHTKLAEADPDLADFASAFYDRGAAEDLVTYSEEELTGFARDAWQDFKNHDLGTHRVSISDPGFRAKGGKAKNLTVIEIVNDNMPFLVDSVMDELQDSKLEVHLVLHPIFIVERDDKGVLTSAVARKKPAKRKDRQESLIHIHVTRIDDAEQRKALDERLNTVLNNVRAVVTDFKPMQERLGEAIDTYKTTQILGSSDELWEAIHFLEWMEKDNFIFLGMREYKFEGGVEEGELSPHEGTGLGLLSDPDVRVLRRGSEFVQITPEIREFLQKPEPLIIAKANVKSTVHRRVHMDYVGAKLYDDDGKMVGELRIVGLFASTAYTEPTSTIPFLRRKVASVLARAGYHSESHSGRALRNVLEAFPRDELFQIERERLFEFSTAILQLDERPRIRVLSRPDKFDRYVSILVFVPRDRYSTEVRLNVGTYLAAIYEGRLSAWYVTYPEGPLARVHYIVGRDKGETPTPDQDELEAAVADMVRNWPDAVRDALKAEFSPAQARKLADRYALSFHGGYKEVYNAQSALFDIVQLETLSDTRDTTITFHCPAGSENNRLALKVYHRGAPIPLSSRVPLLENMGFKVINERTYRVTPTNAPFSYLHEMTLEARSGEDLDFDDKMQSRLESMYMAIWSGRAEDDGYNRLVLTAGLAWRDVAILRALSKYLRQAGIRFSEDYMWSTLNNYPAIAAKLVELFHLRFNPDVSEKDRNSGTDRLLPEFSAALEDVSSLDDDRILRRFQNAIESILRTNFYQLDDVGQPKATVAFKIESRKIDELPQPRPFREIFVYSPRVEGVHLRFGMVARGGLRWSDRPQDFRTEVLGLVKAQQVKNAVIVPVGSKGGFVPKQLPPASDREAWFKEGTESYKIFINALLDVTDNLDEDKILPPARVNRFDADDPYLVVAADKGTATFSDTANAISEGRDFWLGDAFASGGSAGYDHKKMGITARGAWEAVKRHFREQNRDIQTEPFTAAGVGDMSGDVFGNGMLLSKATKVVAAFDHRDIFIDPDPDPAKTWVERKRLFDMGRSSWKDYDTSLISKGGGVFSRQLKSIPLSAEIRKLLNLQKSSATPQEVMMAILRMQVDLLWFGGIGTYIRATTETDADAGDRANDHIRITAPEVGAKVIGEGANLGLTQLARIEFNKKGGRCNSDAIDNSAGVNSSDMEVNIKIALGAAVKAGKLDLHGRNSLLADMTDEVASLVLRNNYLQTLAISMTQLRGPEDFGYQVRMMRQLEQEDLLDRVVEQLPDDVQLEEMHHAGQLLTRAELGVLLAYAKITLYDALLESTVPDDDYLARELFRYFPDQMANDYENEINGHRLRREIIATMLANSMVNRGGATFITRLMDQTGATPTEIAQGFVAVRNSYDLTDLNSEIDGLDTKIDGTLQLDLYSEVQTLLLERVVWFKRNVSFDKGLSAVVERFRSGISDLRDRVETLLPEEPATELRSRAEAYVKKGVPEGLARRIAWLPVESAIPDIVIVSEETGADLDKAAVAFFDVAYHFRLGAMNEMAGDLEVHDYYDGLALDRARATLASAHRAIAISAIRAEGFGNWLEKKETLVSRTTQAVAEILDGGLSVSKFSVAASLLAEICDGT from the coding sequence ATGCCCGACAAGTACGACGTCGAGAAACTGAAACTGATCGACGCGGTTCACACAAAACTAGCCGAGGCAGATCCCGACCTCGCGGACTTTGCAAGCGCCTTTTATGACCGTGGCGCGGCTGAAGATCTCGTGACCTACTCGGAAGAAGAACTGACCGGGTTTGCTCGTGACGCTTGGCAGGACTTCAAGAACCACGACCTCGGCACACATCGGGTGAGCATTTCAGATCCGGGTTTTAGGGCAAAGGGCGGCAAGGCGAAGAACCTGACGGTGATTGAAATCGTCAATGATAACATGCCGTTCCTGGTCGATTCTGTTATGGATGAATTGCAGGACAGCAAGCTGGAAGTGCATCTGGTTCTGCATCCGATTTTCATTGTCGAACGCGACGACAAAGGCGTGTTGACTTCGGCCGTCGCCCGAAAAAAACCGGCCAAACGCAAAGACCGACAGGAAAGCCTCATCCATATTCATGTGACCCGCATAGATGATGCGGAGCAGCGCAAGGCTCTGGATGAGCGGTTGAACACAGTATTGAACAACGTCCGGGCAGTGGTCACCGACTTCAAACCGATGCAAGAGCGGCTCGGCGAAGCGATCGACACATATAAGACCACACAAATCCTGGGCAGCAGTGACGAGCTTTGGGAAGCCATCCATTTCCTGGAGTGGATGGAAAAAGACAACTTCATTTTCCTCGGCATGCGGGAATACAAATTCGAGGGCGGCGTTGAAGAAGGCGAACTGTCACCGCACGAAGGCACCGGGCTTGGCCTTCTGTCGGATCCGGACGTCCGCGTTCTGCGCCGCGGCTCCGAATTCGTTCAGATAACACCGGAAATCAGGGAATTCCTGCAAAAGCCGGAACCGCTGATCATTGCTAAGGCGAACGTAAAGAGCACCGTTCACCGCCGGGTGCATATGGATTACGTCGGTGCCAAGCTCTACGACGATGATGGCAAAATGGTCGGCGAACTTCGAATTGTCGGACTGTTCGCCTCCACCGCCTACACGGAACCAACCAGCACCATCCCGTTCCTGCGCCGTAAGGTGGCCAGTGTTCTGGCCCGGGCCGGTTATCACTCCGAAAGCCATTCCGGCCGGGCCCTCCGGAATGTTTTAGAAGCTTTTCCGAGAGACGAACTGTTCCAGATCGAACGTGAACGCCTGTTTGAATTCTCAACTGCAATTCTGCAGCTGGATGAACGGCCACGTATCCGGGTTTTGTCCCGTCCAGATAAATTCGACCGCTATGTCTCAATCTTGGTGTTTGTGCCACGCGATCGCTACAGCACAGAAGTCCGCCTGAATGTCGGCACTTATCTCGCAGCTATTTATGAAGGCCGTCTGTCTGCCTGGTACGTGACCTACCCCGAGGGCCCGCTTGCGCGGGTTCATTACATCGTCGGCCGCGACAAGGGTGAAACACCAACACCGGATCAGGACGAATTGGAAGCGGCTGTCGCCGATATGGTGCGCAACTGGCCGGATGCTGTACGGGACGCCCTTAAGGCGGAGTTTTCCCCGGCGCAGGCCCGCAAGCTGGCCGATCGCTACGCCTTGTCATTCCATGGCGGCTACAAAGAGGTCTATAACGCTCAGTCGGCTCTTTTCGACATTGTTCAGCTGGAAACACTGAGCGACACCCGCGATACGACCATTACATTTCACTGTCCGGCAGGGTCGGAAAACAACCGATTGGCGCTCAAGGTCTATCATCGGGGCGCACCGATCCCACTGTCATCCCGTGTGCCGCTTCTGGAGAACATGGGCTTCAAAGTCATCAACGAACGGACCTACCGCGTCACCCCGACCAATGCACCGTTCTCTTACCTGCACGAGATGACATTGGAAGCGCGGTCCGGCGAGGACTTGGACTTCGATGACAAGATGCAGAGCCGTCTGGAAAGCATGTATATGGCGATCTGGAGCGGCCGGGCGGAAGATGACGGCTACAACCGTCTGGTTCTGACCGCCGGACTGGCCTGGCGCGATGTTGCGATCTTGCGGGCGCTGTCCAAATATCTGCGGCAGGCCGGCATTCGCTTCTCTGAAGACTACATGTGGTCGACGCTCAACAACTATCCTGCGATCGCCGCTAAGTTGGTGGAACTGTTCCATCTCCGGTTCAATCCTGATGTCTCGGAAAAAGACAGAAATTCCGGCACTGATCGGCTCCTGCCGGAATTTTCAGCCGCCTTGGAAGATGTTTCGAGCCTCGACGATGACCGTATTCTGCGGCGGTTCCAAAATGCGATTGAATCGATCCTGCGCACAAACTTTTATCAATTGGATGATGTTGGACAACCCAAGGCGACCGTTGCCTTCAAAATTGAAAGCCGGAAGATTGACGAACTGCCGCAACCGCGACCGTTCCGCGAGATCTTTGTTTACAGCCCGCGTGTGGAAGGGGTTCATCTACGCTTCGGCATGGTTGCCCGTGGCGGCCTGCGCTGGTCGGACCGGCCGCAGGATTTCCGCACCGAAGTTCTCGGCCTGGTGAAAGCTCAGCAGGTTAAGAACGCCGTGATTGTTCCGGTTGGTTCAAAAGGCGGCTTTGTCCCCAAACAGCTTCCACCCGCAAGTGACCGGGAAGCCTGGTTCAAAGAAGGTACCGAAAGCTACAAGATCTTCATCAATGCGCTTCTGGATGTCACCGACAATCTGGATGAAGACAAGATCCTGCCACCGGCGCGGGTCAACCGGTTCGATGCCGATGATCCATACCTGGTTGTCGCGGCTGACAAGGGAACAGCAACCTTTTCCGATACGGCCAATGCGATTTCCGAGGGCCGTGATTTCTGGCTGGGCGATGCTTTTGCCTCTGGCGGATCAGCCGGATACGACCACAAGAAAATGGGCATCACGGCACGCGGCGCATGGGAGGCGGTGAAGCGCCACTTCCGCGAACAGAACCGGGATATCCAAACCGAACCATTCACGGCAGCTGGTGTCGGCGACATGTCCGGGGACGTCTTCGGCAATGGGATGCTCTTGTCCAAGGCAACCAAAGTCGTCGCGGCCTTTGACCACCGGGATATCTTCATCGACCCCGATCCGGATCCGGCAAAGACCTGGGTAGAACGCAAGCGCCTGTTCGACATGGGCCGGTCCTCTTGGAAAGACTATGACACCAGTCTGATTTCCAAGGGCGGCGGGGTGTTCTCGCGCCAGCTGAAATCGATTCCGCTATCAGCGGAAATCCGCAAACTTTTGAACCTGCAGAAGTCCTCCGCGACACCTCAAGAGGTCATGATGGCCATTTTGCGGATGCAGGTCGATCTGCTTTGGTTTGGCGGTATCGGTACTTACATCCGCGCAACCACGGAAACCGATGCGGACGCGGGCGACCGGGCCAATGATCATATCCGGATCACCGCACCAGAGGTCGGCGCCAAAGTCATCGGCGAAGGCGCAAACCTCGGGCTGACCCAATTGGCCCGGATCGAGTTCAACAAAAAGGGCGGCCGCTGTAATTCAGATGCGATCGACAATTCCGCCGGCGTGAACTCGTCGGATATGGAGGTCAACATCAAGATTGCCCTGGGCGCGGCTGTGAAAGCTGGAAAACTCGACCTTCATGGGCGGAATTCCCTGCTCGCCGATATGACGGATGAAGTCGCCTCTCTCGTACTGCGAAACAATTACCTGCAGACCTTGGCGATCTCCATGACCCAACTGCGCGGTCCAGAGGATTTTGGCTACCAGGTGCGTATGATGCGCCAGCTGGAGCAGGAAGATCTTTTGGACCGTGTTGTTGAGCAGCTGCCGGATGATGTTCAGCTTGAGGAAATGCACCATGCCGGCCAATTGCTGACCCGCGCCGAATTGGGTGTCTTGCTGGCCTACGCCAAGATCACGCTTTACGACGCGCTGTTGGAAAGCACAGTGCCAGATGACGACTACTTGGCCCGGGAACTGTTCCGCTATTTCCCGGATCAAATGGCCAATGACTATGAGAACGAAATCAACGGTCACCGTCTGCGCCGGGAAATCATCGCAACGATGCTGGCGAACTCCATGGTCAACCGTGGTGGCGCAACCTTCATCACCCGTTTGATGGATCAGACCGGGGCGACGCCAACAGAAATCGCCCAAGGTTTTGTGGCGGTTAGAAACAGCTATGACCTGACAGATCTCAACTCTGAAATCGATGGCCTGGACACCAAGATCGACGGGACACTGCAGCTGGATCTTTATTCAGAAGTCCAAACTCTGCTTTTGGAACGAGTCGTCTGGTTCAAACGCAATGTGTCCTTTGATAAAGGTCTGTCCGCCGTGGTGGAACGGTTCCGGTCTGGTATTTCCGACCTGCGCGATCGTGTCGAAACACTTCTTCCGGAGGAACCGGCTACAGAACTGAGAAGCCGCGCAGAAGCCTATGTCAAAAAGGGTGTGCCGGAGGGGCTTGCCCGCCGGATCGCCTGGCTGCCGGTTGAAAGCGCCATTCCGGACATCGTCATCGTCTCGGAGGAAACCGGTGCAGATCTCGACAAAGCCGCTGTCGCCTTCTTCGATGTCGCCTATCACTTCCGTCTTGGCGCCATGAACGAGATGGCCGGCGACCTTGAAGTGCACGATTACTACGATGGCCTTGCTCTTGACCGCGCCCGCGCAACGCTTGCCTCTGCACATCGGGCAATCGCGATCTCTGCGATCCGGGCGGAAGGTTTTGGCAACTGGCTGGAGAAAAAGGAAACCCTGGTATCGCGCACCACACAGGCGGTCGCTGAAATTCTGGACGGTGGCCTGAGCGTATCCAAGTTTTCGGTCGCCGCCAGCCTGCTTGCAGAAATCTGTGACGGAACCTGA
- a CDS encoding peroxidase-related enzyme (This protein belongs to a clade of uncharacterized proteins related to peroxidases such as the alkylhydroperoxidase AhpD.): MSSKVTALQMSESETFSEKTQAYFDLCQEKLGLVPNVLKAYAFDDTKLRAFTDMYNDLMLADSGLTKLEREMIAVAVSSVNHCFYCLTAHGAAVRELSGDPMLGELMVMNYRVADLTDRQRAMLDFAVKLTEKPAEILESDRQALRDAGFSDRDIWDVSNVAAFFNMTNRVAAATDMRPNDEYHSMAR, translated from the coding sequence TTGTCAAGTAAAGTCACAGCCTTGCAGATGAGTGAAAGTGAAACATTTAGTGAAAAGACACAGGCCTATTTTGATTTGTGTCAGGAGAAGCTCGGTCTGGTCCCCAACGTGCTCAAGGCCTATGCCTTCGACGACACCAAGTTGCGTGCCTTCACGGACATGTACAACGACCTCATGCTGGCCGACAGCGGCCTGACAAAGCTTGAGAGGGAGATGATTGCCGTTGCGGTATCCTCCGTCAATCACTGTTTTTATTGCCTCACAGCTCATGGGGCGGCGGTGCGCGAATTATCCGGTGATCCGATGCTCGGTGAACTGATGGTGATGAACTACCGTGTCGCGGATTTGACAGACCGTCAGCGGGCCATGCTCGACTTTGCAGTCAAACTGACCGAAAAACCGGCCGAGATCTTGGAAAGCGACCGTCAGGCGCTGCGCGATGCCGGGTTTAGTGACCGGGATATCTGGGATGTTTCCAACGTGGCAGCCTTTTTCAACATGACCAACCGGGTGGCGGCAGCAACGGATATGCGGCCGAATGATGAGTATCACTCAATGGCCCGTTGA
- the argC gene encoding N-acetyl-gamma-glutamyl-phosphate reductase, with product MTARVFIDGEAGTTGLQIRERLAMRHDLELLSIPEESRKDAAARAEYLNKADVAILCLPDAAAKESVALIENDTTRVIDASSAHRVADGWAYGFAEMDADQADIIAAAMRVANPGCWPQGLIAAVRPLIAGGLLPSDYPLTFHGVSGYSGGGKGMIADYESADASANRFAPYALGFNHKHLPEMTEYTLAEAAPLFSPAVGNYYKGMLTVVPLNLAKLDKVPTGEQIHAALADHFASSAGGFVDVAPLEGLERSDELDPQALNETNRLRLHVFANDARAQAAIIAVYDNLGKGASGAAVQNLNLMLGVDQTTSLAA from the coding sequence ATGACCGCGCGCGTATTTATTGATGGTGAAGCTGGCACGACGGGTTTGCAGATCCGCGAGCGCCTCGCCATGCGCCATGATCTGGAACTGCTCTCTATCCCCGAAGAAAGCCGCAAGGACGCTGCCGCCCGGGCCGAGTATCTGAACAAGGCCGATGTTGCGATCCTGTGCCTGCCGGATGCTGCGGCCAAGGAAAGCGTTGCACTGATTGAAAACGACACCACGCGGGTGATCGATGCGTCAAGCGCGCACCGTGTGGCCGATGGCTGGGCCTATGGTTTTGCTGAAATGGATGCCGATCAGGCGGACATCATTGCTGCTGCCATGCGGGTTGCCAATCCGGGTTGCTGGCCGCAAGGCCTGATCGCCGCAGTCCGGCCGCTGATAGCAGGCGGTCTGCTGCCTTCGGACTATCCGCTAACCTTTCACGGAGTCTCCGGCTATTCCGGCGGCGGCAAGGGCATGATCGCAGACTATGAAAGCGCGGATGCCAGTGCAAACAGGTTCGCGCCTTATGCGCTAGGCTTCAATCACAAGCATCTGCCGGAAATGACCGAATACACCCTGGCGGAGGCAGCGCCGCTGTTTTCGCCGGCTGTCGGCAACTACTACAAGGGCATGCTGACCGTGGTGCCGCTCAATCTGGCAAAGCTGGACAAGGTCCCGACCGGTGAGCAGATCCATGCAGCTCTGGCCGATCATTTCGCGAGTTCAGCCGGCGGGTTTGTCGATGTCGCACCCCTCGAGGGCCTAGAACGCTCTGATGAGCTGGATCCGCAGGCGCTCAATGAGACCAACCGCTTGCGGTTGCATGTCTTTGCCAATGATGCGCGGGCACAGGCGGCCATCATCGCGGTCTATGACAATCTCGGCAAGGGCGCCTCTGGTGCTGCCGTACAAAATCTCAATCTCATGCTCGGTGTTGATCAGACCACAAGCCTTGCTGCTTGA
- the leuD gene encoding 3-isopropylmalate dehydratase small subunit has protein sequence MEKFETLTGVAAPLPIVNIDTDMIIPKQFLKTIKRTGLGTALFHEMRTNDDGSENVDFVLNKAAYRDAKILIAGDNFGCGSSREHAPWALLDFGVRCVISTSFADIFYNNCFKNGILPIEVSEDELDTLLHAAERGANFTLTIDLENQEIKGLESGDIAFKIDHFRKHCLINGLDDIGLTLNKSAQIDTFEGEISESRPWV, from the coding sequence ATGGAAAAATTTGAGACCCTCACCGGGGTCGCAGCGCCGCTGCCGATCGTCAACATCGACACCGATATGATCATCCCGAAGCAGTTCTTGAAAACCATCAAGCGCACGGGTCTCGGTACCGCATTGTTTCATGAAATGCGCACCAATGATGACGGCTCTGAAAACGTTGATTTCGTTCTGAATAAGGCCGCGTATCGTGACGCCAAGATCCTAATTGCAGGCGACAATTTCGGCTGCGGTTCCTCCCGCGAGCATGCGCCTTGGGCCCTGCTTGATTTTGGTGTCCGCTGTGTGATCTCAACGTCCTTTGCCGACATTTTCTACAACAACTGCTTCAAAAACGGAATTCTGCCGATCGAGGTCTCCGAAGACGAGCTCGACACGCTGCTGCATGCGGCTGAGCGCGGCGCCAATTTCACCCTGACGATCGACCTGGAAAACCAGGAGATCAAGGGTCTGGAAAGCGGTGACATCGCTTTCAAAATCGACCATTTTCGCAAGCATTGCCTGATCAATGGCCTTGACGACATTGGATTGACGCTGAACAAGTCCGCCCAGATCGACACCTTTGAAGGTGAAATCAGCGAAAGCCGCCCTTGGGTTTAA
- a CDS encoding alpha/beta fold hydrolase: MSTPAIFPRPSLVSVNGVTLEVFEAGQENAGNPIVFCHGWPEHAFSWRHQIPALAAAGYHVIAPNQRGYGKSSRPGEVTDYDIKHLTEDLTALLDHYGYQEATFVGHDWGAMVVWGLTLLHPERVKRVINLALPYQERTEKPWIESMEEFLGSDHYFVHFNRQPGVADAVLNENTSQFLRNMFRKKIPAAPPEPGMMMINLARAKVPLGEPLMSDNELAVFVSAFEETGFTASINWYRNLDRNWHILADADPIIRQPALMIYGDRDLIPKSENLTEFVPNVDVVSLDCGHWVQQEMPEETTAVILNWLKSPDAG; this comes from the coding sequence ATGTCCACCCCAGCCATTTTCCCCAGACCCAGTCTTGTTTCAGTCAACGGCGTGACCCTCGAAGTCTTTGAAGCCGGGCAGGAAAATGCCGGCAACCCGATAGTTTTCTGCCACGGCTGGCCGGAACATGCCTTTTCCTGGCGCCATCAGATCCCGGCGCTAGCGGCCGCAGGCTACCACGTAATCGCCCCGAACCAGCGGGGGTATGGCAAATCATCGCGCCCGGGCGAAGTTACAGACTACGACATCAAACATCTGACGGAAGATCTCACCGCACTTCTCGATCACTACGGATACCAAGAGGCAACCTTCGTCGGCCACGACTGGGGCGCGATGGTCGTTTGGGGGCTGACCTTATTGCATCCAGAGCGGGTTAAACGGGTGATCAATCTGGCCTTGCCTTATCAAGAGCGGACAGAAAAACCATGGATCGAATCCATGGAAGAATTTCTTGGAAGCGACCATTATTTCGTTCACTTCAATCGGCAGCCGGGCGTTGCGGACGCGGTGTTAAATGAAAACACATCCCAATTCCTTCGGAACATGTTCCGCAAGAAGATTCCCGCTGCTCCGCCGGAACCCGGTATGATGATGATCAATCTCGCTAGAGCAAAAGTTCCCCTTGGCGAGCCCTTGATGAGTGACAACGAATTGGCCGTTTTTGTTTCCGCTTTCGAAGAAACAGGGTTCACCGCCAGCATTAACTGGTACAGGAACCTTGATCGCAACTGGCACATCTTGGCTGATGCCGACCCCATCATCCGACAGCCTGCGCTCATGATTTATGGTGATCGTGATTTGATCCCGAAGTCTGAAAATCTAACAGAATTCGTTCCCAATGTTGACGTTGTTAGTCTCGATTGCGGCCATTGGGTGCAACAAGAGATGCCTGAAGAAACAACTGCGGTGATTTTGAATTGGCTAAAGAGCCCGGACGCTGGGTAG
- a CDS encoding YafY family protein, which yields MNVRHRQDAIVRCLRRNGTTTVADLAEAVGASRRTVLRDIGALRDEGFVIQSEPGRGGGLSLDPRSVQTTARLSVAEVFALLISVASMRAAGNLPFSGLADAGLAKIEKALPPDKIRDLRRFLDCLYIGQLSPLVDISDMGQMEPALLPEFETAFLQRLHLRFQYRDAKGAVTSRKVEPQAMLILPPLWYLVAWDPERNDFRHFRMDRISRPEYIKDAPFRRRKVPFEDNVHPIRRLPS from the coding sequence ATGAATGTTCGTCACCGACAAGACGCTATCGTGCGCTGCCTTCGCCGCAACGGGACCACGACCGTCGCTGATTTGGCGGAAGCGGTTGGTGCATCCAGGCGCACAGTGTTGCGCGACATCGGCGCTTTGCGTGATGAGGGATTTGTCATTCAATCTGAACCCGGGCGCGGGGGCGGCCTGTCCCTTGATCCGCGATCTGTTCAGACCACCGCGCGGCTCTCGGTCGCCGAAGTCTTTGCACTCCTTATCAGCGTTGCGTCGATGCGGGCTGCTGGGAACCTCCCCTTTTCTGGTCTTGCAGATGCAGGGCTTGCCAAAATCGAAAAAGCCCTGCCGCCGGATAAGATCCGCGACTTGCGCCGGTTTCTGGATTGCCTGTACATCGGACAGTTGTCACCGCTAGTAGATATCTCAGATATGGGGCAGATGGAGCCTGCGCTGCTGCCCGAATTCGAGACAGCTTTTCTCCAGCGGTTACATTTGCGCTTCCAATACCGTGACGCAAAAGGGGCGGTCACCAGCCGGAAAGTTGAACCGCAAGCTATGCTGATCTTGCCGCCGCTATGGTACCTGGTGGCCTGGGACCCTGAGCGTAATGACTTCCGTCACTTTCGAATGGACCGGATCAGCAGGCCGGAATATATAAAAGACGCGCCATTTCGTCGACGGAAGGTGCCCTTTGAGGATAACGTCCATCCCATTCGGCGTTTGCCGAGCTGA
- a CDS encoding LysR substrate-binding domain-containing protein, translating into MKFRQLEAFHTMMISGSTVRAAELMQITQPAVSRSIAELEASLGFTLFDRVRGRMVPTTEGQLFFREVSESFKGMDRLRSAAAAIRDFGSGHLKIASLSALGAEVVPKAIQAFRKNNPRVRVTLQILPSAQVRNQVVDGNFDIGLAADEIDRSGVDTTHFGGFSGVIAMPPSHPLAQRDSLGPEDLIGQPMIGLAPEDRARHRFDAILEEAGVTPEYVVETPSSTTTCALALSGDAIGLVNPLVVDGFVVRGLVIRPFAPAVNFRSFLLFRPDIQRSKLVRDFTKSLFELRNSMA; encoded by the coding sequence ATGAAGTTCCGGCAGCTGGAAGCCTTTCACACGATGATGATCTCAGGCTCAACGGTCCGCGCGGCAGAACTCATGCAGATCACCCAGCCCGCCGTCAGCCGAAGCATCGCCGAACTGGAAGCATCTCTGGGGTTCACGCTTTTTGACCGCGTGCGGGGGCGCATGGTTCCGACAACAGAAGGTCAGCTGTTTTTCCGTGAGGTTTCCGAAAGTTTTAAGGGCATGGACCGGTTGCGCTCTGCTGCGGCTGCGATCCGGGATTTCGGCTCCGGACACCTGAAGATCGCATCGCTTTCGGCTCTGGGCGCTGAAGTGGTGCCAAAGGCGATCCAAGCATTTAGAAAGAATAACCCGCGTGTCAGGGTAACGCTTCAGATTCTGCCCTCAGCGCAAGTCCGCAATCAGGTCGTCGACGGAAACTTTGACATCGGCCTGGCCGCCGATGAAATCGATCGCTCTGGAGTAGACACAACCCACTTCGGCGGATTTTCGGGCGTTATTGCAATGCCCCCAAGTCACCCATTGGCACAGCGGGACAGCCTTGGTCCTGAAGACCTCATCGGGCAACCGATGATCGGTCTCGCCCCTGAAGACCGGGCGCGTCACAGGTTTGACGCCATATTGGAAGAAGCTGGTGTAACGCCTGAGTATGTGGTTGAGACACCATCCTCAACAACAACATGCGCCTTGGCACTGTCCGGCGATGCAATCGGTCTCGTCAATCCGCTTGTTGTGGACGGGTTTGTTGTAAGAGGCTTGGTGATCCGCCCCTTTGCACCTGCGGTTAATTTCCGCTCTTTCCTCTTGTTCCGGCCAGATATTCAAAGGTCCAAGCTGGTCAGGGATTTCACGAAGAGCCTGTTTGAACTCAGGAATTCAATGGCTTAA
- a CDS encoding PLP-dependent aspartate aminotransferase family protein, whose product MRDATHCTIHPAVDLTEFSSLTVPTYRASTIVFEDAEAYATRGERDLDSYMYGLYGTPTTKTLEAQITKLENGVRSVIVPSGQAGATIVFLSVLLPGETVLIPDSVYPPVLDFCVNYLQPRGIYHKIYQPDGTGIEDLIDPSVKLIWTETPGSTTMEFQDLWAIAALGKKYGILTGADNTWATPLHLKPLDLGIDFSMQALSKYAGGHSDLLLGSICVNDLELRKKLRDTMRMLGIGVSPDEVALVLRGIETMAVRLAHVEQVARNLAEELASRPDVGLVLHPALADFPQHALWKRDFSGASGVFSVVLTKSQEGNLEDGLNQLKVIAIGASWGGTRSLIAPMSVKKGRKFAKPEHQRTILRINVGLEDQEDLRSDLKTLFDILSR is encoded by the coding sequence ATGCGTGACGCTACACATTGCACGATCCATCCCGCTGTTGATCTTACGGAATTCTCCAGCCTGACCGTCCCGACTTATCGCGCATCGACAATAGTGTTTGAAGATGCAGAGGCCTATGCAACCCGCGGAGAGCGGGACCTCGACAGCTATATGTACGGCTTATACGGAACGCCGACGACGAAGACGCTGGAAGCACAGATAACAAAGCTGGAAAATGGTGTGCGGTCTGTCATCGTGCCGTCCGGACAAGCTGGAGCGACGATCGTTTTTCTCAGCGTGCTGTTGCCAGGGGAGACAGTTTTGATCCCTGATAGTGTCTATCCGCCGGTCTTGGATTTCTGCGTCAATTATCTGCAACCACGCGGTATCTACCATAAAATCTACCAGCCTGATGGCACCGGGATTGAGGACCTGATCGATCCGTCGGTGAAATTGATCTGGACGGAAACGCCCGGGTCAACGACCATGGAATTTCAGGATTTGTGGGCGATAGCAGCGCTCGGCAAGAAATATGGGATCTTGACCGGGGCCGACAACACCTGGGCGACACCCTTGCATTTGAAACCTTTAGACCTCGGCATCGACTTTTCCATGCAGGCCCTGTCGAAATATGCTGGCGGGCATTCCGATCTGCTGCTTGGGTCAATTTGTGTCAATGATTTGGAGTTGCGCAAAAAACTGCGCGATACCATGCGCATGCTGGGCATCGGTGTTAGCCCCGATGAAGTTGCACTGGTCTTGCGTGGGATTGAGACGATGGCCGTGCGGCTTGCCCATGTGGAACAGGTCGCGCGGAACCTGGCCGAAGAACTGGCGTCCCGCCCGGATGTTGGACTTGTTCTGCACCCCGCGCTGGCCGATTTCCCCCAGCACGCACTTTGGAAGCGCGATTTCTCCGGTGCGAGCGGTGTTTTCAGTGTCGTTTTGACAAAAAGCCAGGAAGGCAATCTTGAGGACGGGCTGAACCAGCTGAAAGTCATCGCAATCGGAGCAAGTTGGGGCGGAACGCGCAGCCTGATCGCGCCGATGTCGGTCAAAAAGGGCCGAAAGTTCGCAAAACCGGAACACCAACGGACAATTCTGCGCATCAATGTCGGCTTGGAAGACCAAGAAGACTTGCGCAGCGATCTCAAGACTCTGTTTGACATTCTCTCAAGATGA